The Azospirillum baldaniorum genome contains a region encoding:
- a CDS encoding DUF882 domain-containing protein, translated as MLLGSDDRAAPMNGRETGRRGFLTFAAATLTALAVPVLVPAVPALAAPLAGGVRRLALHNINTNEQFSGVYWADGAYRPDALKRLDVLLRDHRAKQVGRYDPRLFDVLARLRQTLDSDEPFRVICGYRSRRTNAMARRRSRGVAKESYHTRGMAIDVMLPDVELKAIATAARGMEAGGVGYYPRSGFVHIDTGPVRTW; from the coding sequence ATGCTTTTGGGGAGTGACGACCGTGCCGCGCCGATGAATGGGCGCGAGACTGGCCGCCGTGGGTTTCTGACCTTCGCCGCCGCGACCCTGACCGCCTTGGCCGTTCCGGTCCTGGTGCCCGCCGTGCCGGCCCTTGCGGCCCCCCTGGCCGGCGGCGTCCGCCGTCTGGCCCTGCACAACATCAACACCAACGAACAGTTCAGCGGCGTCTATTGGGCCGATGGCGCCTACCGACCGGACGCGCTGAAGAGGCTGGACGTGCTGCTGCGCGATCATCGGGCCAAGCAGGTCGGCCGCTACGACCCGCGCCTGTTCGACGTGCTGGCCCGCCTGCGCCAGACGCTGGACAGCGACGAGCCCTTCCGGGTCATCTGCGGCTACCGCTCGCGCCGCACCAACGCCATGGCCCGCCGCCGCTCGCGCGGGGTGGCGAAGGAAAGCTACCACACCCGCGGCATGGCCATCGACGTGATGCTGCCGGATGTCGAGTTGAAGGCCATCGCCACCGCGGCCCGCGGCATGGAGGCCGGCGGCGTCGGCTATTACCCGCGCAGCGGCTTCGTGCACATCGACACCGGGCCGGTCCGCACCTGGTGA
- a CDS encoding polysaccharide deacetylase family protein: MNRPEHGRSLTSSLLTGMRRFRTSLFALPLAAGMVIALPDGVARAADGPSLLQLGLFQREGDAWWAWDSLRRRSPDLADGLSPAVVPLDARRQGEGVALRATAPVGLDVTALCRRMLGAGFGCLVLDSPPSAPPPAPPLPAPSQASPQAPEIRPPADSAQLAPPRPGGDVKADVAITYPPEAARTMAAIEKSVRRKGRLGAVIPDTALDVMPATLKEEGWNLCALTFDDGPHRVVTRQILDVLNREKIPATYFPVASVAENQGEVIRDFIAAGHEIGNHSLTHADLRAMDPEAQRHEIAEANRILRGFGANPVLFRPPYGRYTPDLLAIAREESMSPVLWTVDTRDWQVRDPDRIVQHVKTEAGTGSVLLLHSTYPSTLNALPRVIAAMRAKGCEFVTLSEWIERMHQIATPATAMAPTLVNGGANATVKAVGKAGDATLRTAN, encoded by the coding sequence GTGAACCGGCCTGAACACGGACGCTCCCTCACGTCCTCCCTTCTCACGGGCATGCGCCGCTTCCGCACCTCCCTGTTCGCGTTGCCGCTGGCCGCGGGGATGGTGATTGCCCTTCCGGATGGCGTCGCCCGCGCCGCCGATGGGCCGTCGCTGCTGCAACTCGGCCTCTTCCAAAGGGAAGGGGATGCCTGGTGGGCGTGGGACAGCCTGCGCCGCCGTTCCCCCGATCTGGCGGACGGCCTCAGCCCGGCGGTCGTTCCACTCGACGCGCGGCGCCAGGGTGAGGGCGTCGCCCTGCGGGCCACTGCCCCGGTGGGGCTGGACGTGACGGCGCTGTGCCGCCGCATGCTCGGCGCCGGTTTCGGCTGCCTCGTCCTCGACTCGCCCCCCTCCGCGCCGCCGCCCGCGCCTCCCCTGCCCGCGCCGTCTCAGGCATCGCCCCAAGCACCGGAGATCAGGCCGCCCGCCGACAGCGCGCAACTCGCCCCGCCCCGCCCTGGCGGGGACGTCAAGGCCGACGTCGCGATCACCTACCCCCCGGAAGCCGCCCGGACCATGGCCGCCATCGAGAAGTCGGTGCGCCGCAAGGGCCGGCTGGGCGCGGTGATTCCCGACACGGCGCTCGACGTCATGCCGGCGACGCTGAAGGAGGAGGGCTGGAACCTGTGCGCCCTCACCTTCGACGACGGGCCGCACCGGGTGGTCACCCGCCAGATCCTGGACGTGCTGAACCGCGAAAAGATCCCCGCGACCTATTTTCCGGTCGCCAGCGTCGCCGAGAACCAGGGCGAGGTGATCCGCGACTTCATCGCCGCCGGGCACGAGATCGGCAACCACAGCCTGACGCACGCCGACCTGCGCGCCATGGACCCCGAGGCGCAGCGCCACGAGATCGCCGAGGCCAACCGCATCCTGCGCGGATTCGGCGCCAACCCGGTGCTGTTCCGGCCGCCCTATGGGCGCTACACGCCGGACCTTCTGGCCATCGCCCGCGAGGAAAGCATGAGCCCGGTCCTGTGGACGGTGGACACCCGTGACTGGCAGGTCCGCGACCCCGACCGCATCGTGCAGCATGTGAAGACCGAGGCGGGAACCGGCAGCGTGCTTCTGCTGCACTCCACCTACCCGTCCACCCTCAACGCCCTGCCCCGCGTGATCGCCGCGATGCGCGCGAAGGGCTGCGAGTTCGTCACCCTGTCGGAATGGATCGAGCGGATGCACCAGATCGCCACGCCGGCCACGGCCATGGCCCCGACCTTGGTGAACGGCGGGGCGAACGCCACTGTCAAGGCCGTGGGGAAAGCCGGCGACGCGACGCTCCGCACCGCCAACTGA
- a CDS encoding methyl-accepting chemotaxis protein, whose product MQTSSLAGRFKVGTRIYFGFLVVLLLLAVVVAIGVRGLGVARDGFESYAAVSNHSIQVSSIDAQVAQMRRLALTFNTFGDPKVADQVRAVQATLVKDLRGALDGTTGERRALLERMNQVFANYVTDFNTLAELRLRRDRLYAEQLVPAGEKARETVSQLVSTLIADGEHEAAANAALAQEQLLLARLAASRFFTSPNESIITEVSARDDAFGEAIRRATERLNNPARRATALAADQLADRYVSLFRETAAVMLENTRLVDVMGARGVEFADLSDRTVAIEGKDRDAVLAETTGSMDRTLSANMTIAAGAFLFGLLLAWAVARSIVKPVVSMTETMTNLADGDLTVTIPALANRDEIGRMAQAVQVFKDNAIQKKAMDEAERERLEAERRADEAQRARETAIGEEIAALIDGVSKGDLSRRLDLTGKDGFYRTMSEGINRLTDTVEAVIADLGAVLSALAQGDLNKRVERDYQGAFQTLKTDVNTTSAKLSEIVGQILRATDAISGAASEVSLGSSDLAERTEQQASSLEETAASMEELGATVRSNADNAQRANGMAADARTAAESGGTVADSAIDAMKRIEASSRKITDIIGVIDEIAFQTNLLALNAAVEAARAGDAGRGFAVVAQEVRNLAQRSAQASKEIKGLILDSDSQVKDGVELVKKAGDALEGIVSGVQQVAGLIAEMASASSEQAAALDEINATVSQMDEMTQKNAALVEETTAAAQSLANQATDLRSLVSFFKLDAAAFLAAPAGHQGGGAPALRRSIAPTKPAPAKPVARKAAAPTRPATAGKAAAATLQRASADEDDWKEF is encoded by the coding sequence ATGCAGACAAGCAGTCTGGCGGGGCGCTTCAAGGTTGGAACCCGCATTTACTTCGGTTTCCTCGTGGTTCTGCTGCTGCTGGCGGTGGTCGTCGCGATCGGCGTGAGAGGCCTCGGGGTGGCGCGGGACGGCTTCGAGTCCTATGCGGCGGTGAGCAACCACTCGATCCAGGTCAGCTCCATCGATGCGCAGGTCGCCCAGATGCGCCGCCTCGCCTTGACCTTCAACACGTTCGGCGACCCGAAGGTGGCGGACCAGGTGCGCGCCGTCCAGGCGACCCTCGTGAAGGACCTGCGGGGTGCCCTGGACGGCACGACCGGTGAGCGCCGCGCCCTGCTGGAGCGGATGAACCAAGTCTTCGCCAACTACGTGACCGACTTCAACACGCTGGCGGAGCTTCGCCTGCGCCGCGACCGCCTCTACGCCGAGCAGCTCGTCCCGGCGGGCGAGAAGGCGCGCGAGACCGTGTCGCAGCTCGTCTCCACCCTGATCGCCGACGGCGAGCACGAGGCGGCGGCCAACGCCGCCCTCGCGCAGGAGCAGCTTCTGCTGGCGCGGCTGGCCGCGTCGCGCTTCTTCACCAGCCCGAACGAGTCGATCATCACGGAAGTGTCGGCCCGCGACGACGCCTTCGGCGAGGCCATCCGCCGGGCGACGGAGCGGTTGAACAACCCGGCGCGCCGGGCCACGGCGCTGGCCGCCGACCAGCTGGCCGACCGCTACGTCTCGCTGTTCCGCGAAACCGCCGCCGTCATGCTGGAAAACACCCGGCTGGTCGACGTGATGGGCGCGCGCGGCGTCGAATTCGCCGACCTCTCCGACCGCACCGTCGCGATCGAGGGCAAGGACCGCGACGCTGTGCTGGCCGAAACCACCGGCAGCATGGACCGCACCCTGTCGGCCAACATGACGATCGCGGCCGGCGCCTTCCTGTTCGGCCTGCTGCTGGCCTGGGCGGTGGCGCGGTCCATCGTGAAGCCGGTCGTGTCGATGACCGAGACGATGACCAACCTCGCCGACGGCGACCTGACGGTGACCATCCCGGCGCTGGCCAACCGCGACGAGATCGGGCGGATGGCCCAGGCGGTGCAGGTGTTCAAGGACAACGCCATCCAGAAGAAGGCGATGGACGAGGCCGAGCGCGAGCGTCTGGAGGCCGAGCGCCGCGCCGACGAGGCGCAGCGCGCCCGCGAGACGGCGATCGGCGAGGAGATCGCCGCGCTGATCGACGGCGTGTCGAAGGGCGACCTGTCGCGCCGACTCGATCTGACCGGCAAGGACGGCTTCTATCGGACCATGTCGGAGGGCATCAACCGCCTGACCGACACGGTGGAGGCGGTCATCGCCGACCTCGGCGCGGTGCTCAGCGCGCTCGCCCAGGGCGACCTCAACAAGCGGGTGGAGCGCGACTACCAGGGGGCCTTCCAGACGCTGAAGACCGACGTCAACACCACCTCCGCCAAGCTGTCGGAGATCGTCGGCCAGATCCTGCGCGCCACCGACGCAATCTCCGGCGCCGCCTCCGAAGTCTCGCTGGGGTCGAGCGACCTTGCGGAGCGGACGGAGCAACAGGCTTCCTCGCTGGAGGAGACGGCGGCGAGCATGGAGGAGTTGGGGGCGACCGTGCGTTCCAACGCCGACAATGCCCAGCGCGCCAACGGCATGGCCGCCGACGCCCGCACCGCCGCGGAGTCCGGCGGCACGGTGGCGGATTCGGCCATCGACGCGATGAAGCGCATCGAGGCGTCGAGCCGCAAGATCACCGACATCATCGGGGTGATCGACGAGATCGCCTTCCAGACCAACCTGCTGGCGCTGAACGCGGCGGTGGAGGCGGCGCGGGCCGGCGACGCCGGGCGCGGCTTCGCGGTGGTGGCGCAGGAGGTGCGCAACCTCGCCCAGCGCTCCGCCCAGGCGTCCAAGGAGATCAAGGGGCTGATCCTCGACAGCGACAGCCAGGTGAAGGACGGGGTGGAACTGGTCAAGAAGGCCGGCGACGCGCTGGAGGGCATCGTGTCGGGCGTCCAGCAGGTCGCCGGGCTGATCGCCGAAATGGCCTCCGCCTCCTCGGAGCAGGCGGCGGCGCTCGACGAGATCAACGCCACCGTCTCGCAGATGGACGAGATGACCCAGAAGAACGCCGCGCTCGTCGAGGAAACCACCGCCGCCGCGCAGTCGCTCGCCAATCAGGCGACGGATCTGCGGTCGCTGGTCAGCTTCTTCAAGCTGGACGCCGCGGCCTTCCTGGCGGCTCCCGCCGGTCATCAAGGTGGCGGGGCTCCGGCTCTGCGGCGCAGCATCGCCCCGACCAAGCCGGCCCCCGCCAAGCCGGTGGCCCGCAAGGCGGCGGCTCCGACCCGTCCGGCGACGGCGGGCAAGGCGGCCGCGGCGACTCTGCAGCGCGCTTCCGCCGACGAGGACGATTGGAAGGAGTTCTGA
- a CDS encoding HPF/RaiA family ribosome-associated protein — protein MDTNLEIAFHNMDSQPELEAYIRERAEKTEKLFDRLVGMRVAVEAQHRQHKTGNVFDVHIELMVPGQDIVVSRKPNKAKERYANPDARTSIRDAFEAAERQLKEYKDKMRRDVKVHDPEQPGRVSQLNPTEDHGFITTNTGTQLYFHRNSCLNVDMDQLKTGDPVKYVETTGDTGPTASKVWRASGSDTELRAT, from the coding sequence ATGGACACGAACCTGGAAATCGCCTTCCACAACATGGACTCCCAGCCGGAGCTGGAGGCCTACATCCGCGAACGGGCGGAGAAGACGGAAAAGCTGTTCGACCGGCTGGTCGGCATGCGGGTCGCCGTGGAAGCCCAGCACCGCCAGCACAAGACCGGCAACGTCTTCGACGTCCATATCGAGCTGATGGTGCCGGGCCAGGACATCGTGGTCAGCCGCAAGCCGAACAAGGCGAAGGAGCGCTACGCCAACCCCGACGCCCGCACCTCGATCCGCGACGCCTTCGAAGCCGCGGAGCGGCAGTTGAAGGAGTACAAGGACAAGATGCGCCGCGACGTGAAGGTCCATGATCCGGAGCAACCCGGCCGCGTTTCGCAACTCAACCCGACCGAGGATCACGGCTTCATCACAACCAACACCGGGACGCAGCTCTATTTCCACCGGAACAGCTGCCTGAACGTCGACATGGACCAGCTCAAGACCGGCGATCCGGTGAAGTATGTGGAAACCACGGGCGACACCGGCCCGACCGCCTCCAAGGTCTGGCGGGCATCCGGGTCCGACACCGAATTGCGGGCCACCTGA
- a CDS encoding dynamin family protein, with protein sequence MTPRQALQQRLAALDAHLRAENPNLLPVIPTFRNFDRVLVRLGLLGPHESLTTRIPWWPMIAVLGTFSAGKSTFLNGYLGAPLQNTGNQAVDDKFTVICHGPDTRREALPGTALNADPRFPFYRIADEIEKVAAGEGKRIDNYLQLKTLSGDRARGKIFIDSPGFDADDQRRSVLRLVDHIVELSDLVLVFFDGRHPEPGAMQDTLKHLVAKTVDRADARKVCYILNQIDTTAKEDNLEAVFGAWQRAIAQAGLVSGRFYALYDSKSAVAIADDAVRARYEARRDSDLAELQVRINEVEVARAYRIVGMIDSLVKELKGEIVPQLAAAMKRWRKLVLIGDAVWLALLALLFGGIASLAGGDTVSAFLTWLTQSQPAWAGGLPVGVLAALVVLGGLFGAGHFWLRSFMARRVARSLPERYGDVDLNLQQGFLRNTRFFRSIFRKRPAGWSGGAEKRIFSIREAVAEHVQRINDLFTDPAGRRNRAPAE encoded by the coding sequence ATGACCCCCAGGCAAGCCCTCCAGCAGCGCCTCGCCGCCCTGGACGCGCATCTCCGCGCGGAAAACCCGAACCTCCTCCCGGTCATTCCGACCTTCCGCAATTTCGACCGGGTCCTGGTCCGGCTGGGTCTGCTGGGTCCGCACGAGTCGCTGACCACGCGCATTCCATGGTGGCCGATGATCGCGGTGCTGGGGACCTTCTCCGCGGGCAAGTCCACCTTTCTCAACGGCTATCTCGGCGCGCCGCTGCAGAACACCGGCAACCAGGCGGTGGACGACAAGTTCACGGTGATCTGCCACGGGCCGGACACCCGGCGGGAAGCCCTGCCGGGCACCGCGCTGAACGCCGATCCGCGCTTTCCCTTCTACCGGATCGCCGACGAGATCGAGAAGGTCGCGGCGGGCGAGGGCAAGCGCATCGACAACTACCTGCAGCTCAAGACGCTGTCCGGCGACCGGGCACGCGGCAAGATCTTCATCGACTCGCCGGGCTTCGACGCCGACGACCAGCGCCGTTCGGTGCTGCGGCTGGTCGATCACATCGTCGAGCTGTCCGACCTCGTGCTGGTCTTCTTCGACGGGCGCCACCCGGAACCGGGGGCGATGCAGGACACGCTGAAGCATCTGGTGGCGAAGACGGTGGACCGCGCCGACGCCCGCAAGGTCTGCTACATCCTGAACCAGATCGACACCACGGCGAAGGAAGACAATCTGGAGGCGGTGTTCGGCGCGTGGCAGCGCGCCATCGCCCAGGCCGGTCTGGTGTCGGGCCGCTTCTACGCGCTCTACGACAGCAAGTCGGCGGTCGCCATCGCCGACGACGCGGTGCGCGCCCGTTACGAGGCGCGACGCGACTCCGACCTCGCCGAACTCCAGGTGCGCATCAACGAGGTGGAGGTCGCCCGCGCCTACCGCATCGTCGGCATGATCGACAGCCTCGTGAAGGAGCTGAAGGGCGAGATCGTCCCGCAGCTCGCCGCGGCGATGAAGCGCTGGCGCAAGCTGGTGCTGATCGGCGACGCGGTGTGGCTGGCCCTGCTCGCCCTGCTGTTCGGCGGGATCGCCAGTCTTGCCGGCGGCGACACGGTGTCGGCGTTCCTGACTTGGCTGACCCAGTCGCAGCCGGCCTGGGCCGGCGGCCTGCCGGTCGGGGTGCTGGCGGCGCTGGTGGTGCTGGGCGGCCTGTTCGGCGCGGGCCATTTCTGGCTGCGCTCCTTCATGGCCCGGCGGGTCGCCCGTAGCCTGCCGGAGCGCTACGGTGACGTCGACCTGAACCTCCAGCAGGGCTTCCTGCGCAACACCCGCTTCTTCCGCTCGATCTTCCGCAAGAGGCCGGCGGGCTGGAGCGGCGGTGCGGAAAAGCGCATCTTCTCCATCCGCGAAGCGGTGGCGGAGCATGTCCAGCGCATCAACGACCTGTTCACCGACCCCGCCGGGCGGCGCAACCGCGCCCCGGCGGAGTGA
- a CDS encoding PAS domain-containing sensor histidine kinase, whose protein sequence is MLALLSKPMRQTVDWDRLSRRILDQGAQACWVVDRELVTVGVNPALCALLGYRAGELVGTHLLAYVAEESRNVLERQAAIRDLTPHRSYDVTLIRSDGTPLRAIFNDSRLDGDADSDGGPSPGYCIFVTDITRRSEEEAQRALRVDQLADAVARMNRFLGQICQELKDPLSAILGATQMISSDVASPDPAGGSPTPGTAHLGAYAALCSDAGRQMMRTIENLSLWSRLQLNQVPLELRVYELGGLLQDVLEELAPRARARDILIVNRIVATPVLGDLSALNTVLKHLIENAVRFSPSGSMVMLSAALTDGRVTVRVQDNGLGIPEELQPHLFRIDPHHAAPGADGEVGSGLGLLICKALVERMGGGIRVFSKPGGGTAVTVTLTPGGNAGL, encoded by the coding sequence ATGCTGGCACTGCTGTCGAAGCCCATGCGCCAGACGGTCGATTGGGACCGCTTGAGCCGGCGGATTCTGGACCAGGGCGCGCAGGCCTGCTGGGTGGTGGATCGCGAACTGGTGACCGTCGGCGTCAACCCGGCGCTCTGTGCGTTGCTCGGTTACCGGGCGGGGGAACTGGTTGGCACCCATCTTCTGGCCTATGTGGCCGAGGAAAGCCGGAACGTCCTGGAGCGGCAGGCGGCGATCCGTGATCTGACGCCGCACCGCAGCTACGACGTTACCCTGATCCGCTCCGACGGAACGCCGCTCCGCGCGATCTTCAACGACTCCCGGCTGGATGGCGATGCCGACTCGGACGGCGGGCCGTCCCCGGGCTACTGCATCTTCGTCACCGACATCACCCGTCGCAGCGAGGAGGAGGCGCAGCGCGCCCTGCGGGTGGACCAGCTGGCGGACGCGGTCGCGCGCATGAACCGCTTTCTGGGGCAGATCTGCCAGGAACTGAAGGACCCGCTGAGCGCGATCCTCGGCGCCACCCAGATGATCTCCTCCGACGTGGCGTCGCCCGATCCGGCCGGCGGCAGCCCCACCCCGGGGACCGCGCATCTGGGGGCCTACGCGGCGCTGTGCAGCGACGCCGGGCGGCAGATGATGCGGACCATCGAGAACCTGTCGCTGTGGTCCCGCCTGCAGCTGAATCAGGTGCCGCTCGAGCTGCGCGTCTATGAGCTGGGCGGCCTGCTCCAGGACGTGCTGGAGGAACTGGCGCCACGCGCCCGCGCCCGCGACATCCTGATCGTCAACCGCATCGTCGCCACCCCGGTGCTGGGCGACCTGTCCGCGCTGAACACGGTGCTGAAACATCTGATCGAGAACGCGGTGCGCTTCTCACCCTCGGGAAGCATGGTCATGCTGTCGGCCGCCCTGACGGACGGGCGGGTGACCGTGCGTGTCCAGGACAACGGGCTGGGCATCCCGGAGGAGCTTCAGCCCCATCTGTTCCGCATCGATCCGCACCACGCCGCGCCCGGCGCCGACGGGGAGGTGGGGAGCGGCCTCGGCCTGCTGATCTGCAAGGCTCTGGTCGAGCGCATGGGCGGCGGCATTCGTGTTTTCAGCAAGCCGGGCGGTGGAACCGCGGTCACGGTGACCCTGACCCCGGGAGGAAACGCCGGATTGTAA
- a CDS encoding L,D-transpeptidase family protein, translating into MHTSQTLTDQRRRPAPVLAALTLALSVIAGTAASPAAAEAAPYGDTLTGWADRLDAAATLLEAEAERPVTRIGSGPLLKKGTSGERVERLTQRLAELGFLDAARRGDLFDEQVDTAVRAFQFSQRMKVDGLVGGGTRVALDRSPQEAAAQMRRSALSMRAFRDTAPDTVILVNLPSQTTTLVRDGEEALTMRSIVGRPSRETPLLQDQITHVIVNPTWTVPPTVLKEDKLPLLRAKGTPGIANAVVYLDGAPVEPGVVDWRNVSPRRVRIVQQPGDHNALGRYRFNMTNPYNIYLHGTNEPRLFDREIRTVSSGCVRLEDARGMAEALLATEHVSTARLDRMLDRQEPQWIKLSQPVPVRFVYWTATVDDRDAVRLHPDIYDLNEDPVPAAAPDPSGPTSADPMPPAQRA; encoded by the coding sequence ATGCACACATCCCAGACGCTTACCGACCAACGACGCCGCCCGGCGCCGGTCCTGGCCGCGCTGACGCTGGCGCTGTCCGTGATCGCCGGTACGGCCGCAAGCCCGGCCGCCGCCGAGGCGGCCCCCTACGGCGACACGCTGACCGGCTGGGCCGACCGGCTGGACGCCGCCGCCACGCTGCTGGAGGCGGAGGCGGAGCGCCCCGTCACCCGCATCGGGTCCGGACCACTCCTGAAGAAGGGAACCAGTGGCGAGCGCGTCGAGCGGCTGACCCAAAGGCTGGCGGAACTGGGATTTCTCGACGCGGCGCGGCGCGGCGACCTGTTCGACGAGCAGGTGGACACCGCGGTGCGCGCCTTCCAGTTCAGCCAGCGCATGAAGGTCGACGGGCTGGTCGGCGGCGGCACGCGGGTGGCGCTGGACCGCAGCCCGCAGGAGGCCGCCGCCCAGATGCGGCGCAGCGCGCTGTCCATGCGCGCCTTCCGCGACACCGCGCCGGACACCGTGATCCTGGTGAACCTGCCCAGCCAGACCACAACGCTGGTCCGCGACGGGGAGGAAGCGCTGACCATGCGGTCCATCGTCGGGCGCCCGTCGCGCGAGACGCCGCTGCTCCAGGACCAGATCACCCACGTCATCGTCAACCCGACCTGGACCGTGCCGCCGACCGTCCTGAAGGAGGACAAGCTGCCTCTGCTGCGGGCCAAGGGCACGCCGGGCATCGCCAACGCGGTGGTCTATCTGGACGGCGCCCCGGTCGAGCCGGGCGTCGTGGACTGGCGCAACGTTTCGCCGCGCCGCGTGCGGATCGTCCAGCAGCCGGGCGACCACAACGCGCTGGGCCGGTACCGGTTCAACATGACCAACCCCTACAACATCTATCTGCACGGCACTAACGAGCCGCGGCTGTTCGATCGCGAGATCCGCACCGTCAGCTCCGGTTGCGTCCGCCTGGAGGACGCGCGCGGCATGGCCGAGGCGCTTCTGGCGACCGAGCATGTCTCGACGGCGCGGCTCGACCGCATGCTGGACCGGCAGGAGCCGCAGTGGATCAAGCTGTCCCAGCCGGTGCCGGTGCGCTTCGTCTACTGGACCGCGACGGTGGACGACCGCGACGCCGTCCGCCTGCATCCGGACATCTACGACCTGAACGAGGACCCCGTCCCCGCCGCGGCACCGGACCCGAGCGGTCCGACCTCGGCCGACCCGATGCCCCCGGCCCAGAGAGCCTGA
- a CDS encoding substrate-binding periplasmic protein, producing MLLLLAALGPVQATPLDSAPFDSALDLVTGNDFAPFTGEDLPEGGLLTEIVRRAFGEVGLRYEVRFMPWRRGYDGVLAGKFLGTFPYVRTPDREMEMLFSDPLLEVRQLVYLSTHSGMVFRTPEDFRGRTVCAPVGYALPAELAELAAAGALSRESPADLPACVRMVASGRVDAFVIDEFTGRSAVAKAMAGDEIRLAPLPYARAGQHLILSRSLPEAAAILAAFNVGLRKLKDGGSFEEILRRHLSAAP from the coding sequence ATGCTCCTGCTGCTGGCGGCGCTCGGTCCCGTCCAGGCGACCCCGCTCGACTCGGCCCCCTTCGACTCGGCCTTGGACCTGGTCACCGGCAACGACTTCGCTCCCTTCACCGGGGAGGATCTGCCAGAGGGCGGTCTGCTGACCGAGATCGTGCGCCGCGCCTTCGGCGAGGTCGGGCTGCGTTACGAGGTGCGCTTCATGCCTTGGCGCCGCGGCTACGACGGCGTCCTGGCGGGCAAGTTCCTGGGCACCTTCCCCTATGTGCGCACGCCGGACCGCGAGATGGAGATGCTGTTCTCCGACCCGCTGCTGGAGGTGCGACAACTCGTCTATCTGTCCACTCACAGCGGCATGGTGTTCCGCACCCCGGAGGATTTCCGGGGCCGCACGGTCTGCGCGCCGGTCGGTTACGCGTTGCCGGCGGAACTGGCGGAACTGGCCGCGGCGGGCGCGCTGTCGCGGGAAAGTCCGGCGGACCTGCCAGCCTGCGTGCGGATGGTCGCCTCGGGCCGGGTGGACGCCTTCGTCATCGATGAATTCACCGGGCGGAGCGCGGTGGCGAAGGCGATGGCCGGGGACGAGATCCGCCTCGCCCCCTTGCCCTACGCCCGCGCCGGGCAGCACCTGATTCTGTCCCGTTCGTTGCCGGAGGCGGCGGCGATCCTGGCCGCCTTCAACGTCGGATTGAGGAAATTGAAGGATGGCGGATCCTTCGAGGAGATCCTGCGCCGCCATCTGTCCGCCGCGCCGTGA
- a CDS encoding helix-turn-helix domain-containing protein, protein MSEPAVRKRGRRGSPESWSVDAHVGQRVRMRRTLLGMSQEKLGEAIGLTFQQVQKYERGSNRISAGTLYRLGQVLDVPVSFFFDCYDDPQAPVGKTTAADSARISDSSISRREARMLRLWRAAPEGVGDELLSLLSSLSPHLHDAREDEHDGPMEAASSAAIPAKAFPREAIMLTAPVAPKAVPAAPIGKAVLKAAVKPRAKAETTTGGKRRRHGAVWDPADIYRAGKAPTGKPSKAST, encoded by the coding sequence ATGAGCGAACCTGCGGTACGCAAAAGAGGGCGACGCGGATCGCCCGAATCCTGGTCGGTCGACGCTCATGTCGGGCAGCGCGTGCGCATGCGCCGCACCTTGCTGGGAATGAGTCAGGAGAAGCTGGGCGAAGCCATCGGCCTGACGTTTCAGCAGGTCCAGAAATATGAGCGGGGCTCCAACCGCATTTCCGCCGGAACGCTTTATCGCCTGGGGCAGGTACTCGACGTTCCCGTCAGTTTTTTCTTCGATTGTTACGACGACCCGCAGGCCCCGGTCGGAAAAACGACTGCAGCGGACAGCGCCCGGATCAGCGACAGTTCGATCAGCCGCCGCGAGGCGCGCATGCTTCGCTTGTGGCGGGCGGCACCGGAGGGCGTGGGCGACGAGCTTCTCTCGCTGTTGAGTTCCCTGTCCCCCCATCTGCATGACGCACGGGAGGACGAGCATGACGGGCCAATGGAAGCCGCGTCCTCAGCCGCCATACCGGCAAAGGCTTTCCCGCGCGAGGCGATCATGCTGACGGCCCCGGTGGCGCCGAAGGCCGTCCCGGCGGCACCGATCGGCAAGGCGGTCCTGAAGGCCGCCGTCAAGCCCCGCGCCAAGGCCGAGACGACGACCGGCGGCAAGCGGCGGCGTCACGGCGCCGTCTGGGACCCGGCGGACATCTACCGCGCCGGAAAGGCGCCCACCGGCAAACCCAGCAAGGCGTCCACCTGA
- a CDS encoding DUF2934 domain-containing protein, whose product MADDLESRIRARAHQIWEREGRPEDRAKDHWKLASEEIAIEDNYRDTLRPNPARGPDDTAERTEPVEPVLSMESQGEMPGIADQGEEFRIPGQARDS is encoded by the coding sequence ATGGCGGATGATTTGGAAAGCCGGATCAGAGCGCGCGCTCACCAGATCTGGGAGCGTGAAGGCCGTCCGGAGGATCGCGCCAAAGACCATTGGAAACTGGCGAGCGAGGAAATCGCCATCGAGGACAATTACCGGGACACCTTGCGCCCGAATCCGGCGCGCGGTCCCGACGACACCGCGGAACGGACCGAGCCGGTCGAACCCGTGCTGAGCATGGAGAGCCAGGGCGAGATGCCCGGCATCGCCGACCAGGGCGAGGAATTCCGCATTCCCGGCCAGGCCCGCGACTCCTGA